In Erigeron canadensis isolate Cc75 chromosome 7, C_canadensis_v1, whole genome shotgun sequence, one DNA window encodes the following:
- the LOC122609299 gene encoding protein NETWORKED 4A-like, with amino-acid sequence MSTRGPSKRFLIREMDQSVKRMLQLIGEEGDSFAKKAEIYIQKRPILVAQVEDFYRMFRSLAEHYENATSELRRVNALEMQSQRSSVTDFASEPPSAMTSPEHRLSRRLSGIPTACFDMMGNNATGFDSESDSDDSFFNTTTYTYSSSLGYGNYKRLRKKAAELEAALKRLRIEQEIKKSSSELVADYEEQLRVAKENIKSSEKEIGELKAKLEKYESMEPIDDFTEESVNRICALEEKLDGAEEDVKRLRQELDTNGEVRDDPNEMRDVIEQLRLEREDFIEKVNELEEEIRLKDDQLEGMNDRLNKLYTEYEECRKSIEELKCQGRELEEVVEKQRKVIEEGDEEKQQAVSQLVFSLEHYRNAYKMLRKNLLEHKTPVMAS; translated from the coding sequence ATGTCGACTCGAGGACCATCTAAACGATTCTTGATTCGAGAAATGGATCAAAGCGTTAAACGAATGTTACAACTAATCGGGGAAGAAGGAGATTCATTCGCTAAAAAAGCCGAAATCTATATCCAAAAAAGACCCATACTCGTAGCACAAGTCGAAGATTTTTATCGTATGTTTAGATCGTTAGCCGAACATTATGAAAACGCTACGTCCGAGTTAAGGCGAGTTAACGCTTTGGAAATGCAATCACAACGCTCGAGCGTTACCGACTTTGCTTCCGAACCACCATCAGCGATGACGTCACCCGAGCATCGGTTATCCCGTAGGTTGTCGGGTATTCCGACAGCTTGTTTCGATATGATGGGAAACAACGCTACCGGATTTGATTCGGAATCAGATTCGGATGATTCGTTTTTTAATACTACGACTTATACTTATTCAAGCTCTTTGGGTTATGGAAATTATAAACGGTTACGAAAGAAAGCGGCCGAGTTGGAGGCCGCGCTAAAAAGGCTTCGGATCgaacaagaaataaaaaaatccaGCTCGGAATTAGTCGCGGATTACGAGGAGCAACTTCGTGTCGcgaaagaaaatataaaatcttCGGAAAAAGAAATTGGCGAGTTGAAAGCGAAGCTAGAAAAGTACGAGTCGATGGAGCCCATAGATGATTTTACCGAGGAATCGGTTAACAGGATTTGTGCACTCGAGGAAAAACTCGATGGGGCCGAAGAAGACGTTAAACGACTTCGGCAAGAACTCGACACAAACGGCGAGGTACGAGATGATCCGAATGAAATGCGAGATGTGATCGAGCAATTAAGATTGGAACGAGAGGACTTTATTGAGAAAGTGAACGAGTTAGAAGAAGAAATTAGGTTAAAAGATGATCAACTCGAAGGAATGAATGATCGATTGAATAAACTTTACACTGAATATGAGGAATGTAGGAAGTCGATAGAGGAATTGAAGTGTCAAGGTCGAGAACTAGAGGAAGTTGTAGAGAAGCAACGCAAGGTGATCGAAGAAGGCGATGAGGAAAAACAACAAGCAGTAAGTCAATTGGTATTTTCGTTAGAACATTATAGGAATGCATATAAAATGCTTCGAAAAAATCTTTTGGAACATAAAACGCCTGTAATGGCATCATAA
- the LOC122606974 gene encoding eukaryotic translation initiation factor 2 subunit beta, whose protein sequence is MAEEENQIELKEEAADLAPFDPTKKKKKKKVVIQDPADDSVEQLAEKTESLSVSEGLEPTFTGLKKKKKKQVQTDLLDDEKENAEEDLDDSIGEDEQGEGIDLHEQKLPWEGTDRDYEYEELLGRVFHILRENNPELAGDRRRTVMRPPQVLREGTKKTVFVNFMDLCKSMHRQPEHVMTFLLAELGTSGSLDGQQRLVVKGRFAPKNFEGILRRYVNEYVICNGCKSPDTILSKENRLFFLRCEKCGSGRSVAQIKAGFVARVGRRKAGT, encoded by the exons ATGGCTGAGGAAGAAAATCAAATTGAGTTGAAGGAAGAAGCTGCAGAT CTTGCACCATTTGACCctacgaagaagaagaagaagaagaaggtcgTCATTCAAGACCCTGCCGATGATTCCGTTGAACAGTTGGCAGAGAAAACTGAGAGCTTATCTG TCTCTGAAGGTCTTGAACCTACTTTTACTggtttgaagaagaaaaagaagaaacag gtACAGACAGATCTTCTGGATGATGAGAAAGAAAATGCCGAGGAAGATTTAGATG ATTCCATTGGAGAAGATGAGCAAGGAGAAGGAATTGACTTGCATGAGCAAAAGCTTCCATGGGAAGGAACGGACCGTGATTATGAGTATGAGGAG CTTTTAGGCCGAGTCTTCCATATTCTGCGCGAGAACAATCCCGAGCTTGCTGGAGACAGAAGGAGAACAGTTATGAGGCCGCCACAAGTTCTTCGTGAAGGAACGAAGAAAACTGTCTTTGTGAATTTTATGGATCTCTGCAAATC GATGCATAGGCAGCCAGAGCATGTTATGACTTTCTTGCTTGCTGAACTTGGTACAAGTGGATCCCTTGATGGGCAACAAAGATTGGTAGTGAAGGGTAGATTTGCACCCAAAAATTTTGAAGGGATTCTGAGGCGATATGTCA ATGAGTATGTTATCTGCAATGGTTGCAAGAGTCCAGATACCATTCTTTCAAAGGAGAACCGTCTTTTCTTCCTAAGATGTGAGAAG TGTGGTTCTGGGCGATCTGTTGCTCAGATCAAGGCCGGTTTCGTGGCTCGTGTTGGCCGTAGAAAGGCTGGAACTTAG